The Micromonospora violae DNA segment CCATTTGATGGAGCCGGCGAAGGCGATGCGGGAAGCGATCGGGGCACGATCGGCTCCGACAAGATCGATCTCCGGGTTGGACTGCCGGTTCCACCAGCCGCCGACCTCCCACGTGTCGGTCCAGGGCAGGCCTCCGGCACCAGCGGAGATGGCGAGCGCATCGCGGATGATCGGTTCGACGGCGTTGCCCCGCCAGGAGGACCACCGACTGTCGAGAACGGCGCGAGCGGCCGCTGACCGGTCGCGCAGAACCAGTTGATGCACGTCGCGCAGAATGGCCAGATACAGGCGCAGGTTGCTGTCGGCGATCCGGTATTGGGCCAGTTTGCTGGGCTTGGTGGACAGCGGTTTGTCCACAGCGAGAACCTGTTTCTCCTCGACGAGCCGGTGAAGCAGCGGGGAGAGGGTGCCGGAGCTGACCGGGCCGCCACGGTCCCCGGCGGCGGCGGCGATGTTGCTGAACGTGCGGCTACCTGCCCCGCCGACCGCTTCCAAGATGCGCCGGGCAGTGTCCGGGGCGGGAAATTCCGATGCCAGGGACTGTTCAGGAACGGTGAACAACGCGGACGTCTTGTTGGCGATCTCCTGACTCAGGAAATCGGTGGGAGGCGTTCCCGGGGACCACTCCAAAGCCACACCAGGCAAACCACCGGTGATCAGATGCGCGTCGATGGCCTCCGCGCCGCTCAACCCGGTCACGGCGGCGGTTTCGGCAAGGTTGAACGGGCCGAGGACCATGTTCGTGGCCCTGCCGTAGAACGGGCGGTCGTACTCGGTGAACCGCCGCATCATGTGCAGGTCACTGCCGAGCAGGAGTAATAGGACTGGCTTACTGGAGATGAGCCTGTCCCACGCGACCTGAAGGTGCCCGTCGAACGTCGTGTCCTGCTCGGAGATCCAGGGCAGCTCGTCGAGGACGACCACACTCGGCGTATCGGGCAGGACACCCGCCAGGACCCGCAGCATGTCTCCCCAACCACCGGCAGGTGGCTGGGACGGCAGAAGGTCACGACCGCCAGCGTTGAGCAGCGACGAGTCGCGCAAGGCACCGAGAAAGTAGCTGACGGCTTCGATGCTCGACGCGCCCTTGACCGCGGTGTAGAAGCAGTACGGCAGACCGACCCGGTCGCACAACTCCTGCACCAACCGTGACTTGCCCACCTGCCGGCGGCCGCGGATAGCGACAGCACGGCCCTCGCCGGTGCGCTTCACATGATCAAGCTGCTTGGTGAGCTGGGCGAGTTCCGTGCGCCGACCGACGAACACCGACCCTCCCCGAAGCTAGATTGAATCTTACTTCGGAGCAGTCTACCTAAAGTCGGGGCCGGTACTGTTGCACGCAGGGTTGATCCACTCGGCTTTCAGGAAGTCGGGGCATCCTCGGCGCCCTGACACCGCGACTTTCAGGAACCCGAGTGGATCAAGCAGATACGCCGGTCAGAGGCCGTGCCGTCGCTACTTCCAGCGGAAGTGCACGAAGAGGCGGCCGAAGTTCTTCGAGTCCTTCTCCACCCGGTGGTAGAGCTGCTTGACGTCCTTCTGGTCGAGGAACCGCAGCACCCGCTTCTTGAGCTGGCCGGACCCCTTACCGGGGATGATCTCGACGAGGGTGGCCTTCTTCGCCACCGCCTCGTCCATGATCCCGCGCAGCGCGCGGTCGATGTCGTGGCCCTTGTTGAAGATCTCGTGCAGGTCCAGCTTGAGCTTCATGCCGCAGCCCCCGGCCGGTCAGGTCCCATGTCCGCCATCCTAGGCACGCCGCGCGGGCGGCCCACCGAACGGCCACAGGGCGGCCGACCCACGCATCGACCGAAGACGGCCACAGGGCGGCCGTGGACGACGACCGAAGGGGCGGCCCCGGAGGACCGCCCCTGCCATGTCGTGGCGCACGATCAGCGCCGGCCGCCCAGTCGGGTCTCCACCCGTTCCAGTGCGGCCTGGTAGTCGTCGTTGGCCGCGTACATCGCGGCGGCGATGCGCAGGTGCCGCAGCGCGTCGGTGTGCCGGTTGAGCCGCTCCAGGGTCCGACCGAGGACGTGGTGCGCGTAGTGGTCGCTCGGGTCCCGTTCGATCAGCTCACGCAGGTGCTGCTCGGCCCGGTTGAGCTGGGCCGACTGGAAGTACGCCCGCGCCAGCAGTTGCCGGACCGCCGCGTTGCCAGGTTCGGCGTCGATGATCGGCTCGAGCAGTCGGGCCGCCCCGCTGGGGTCACCGGTTTCGAAGAACATGGTCGCCCGCCGGTAGTCCGCCAGAAGATCCATCTGCCACCTCCTCGGGTCGCACCGTCACCTGTTCCGACGCTGGCACAACACCGGACGTTTGGCGACTGTTCCCGGGGCCGAGATCGGGTCAGTTCCGGCCGCCGATGGCCGCCGAGGGCCGCCGAGGGGCGTCGAGCGGCGTCGAGCGGTCAGGTGCGGGCGTCCCGCCGTCCGGCGGCGAGTTCCCAGGCGCGAACACCGCCGACGATTCCGGCGGTGTTCGGCACCACCACCACGTCGTCGCCCATCCGGGTCAGCTGCTCGGGCCGGATCAGTCGGGAGTTGCCCCCACCCAGATAGAGCCGGTCCCAGCGAAACACCGGACGCAGCCCGTCCACCACCTGCCGGATCCGCCGGGACCAGAAGGCGTCACCGAGCCGCCGACGTTCCGGCTCGCCGACGTACGTGTCGTAGGTGGTGCCCCAACGCACCGGCGCGTGCGACAGCTCCAGGTGCGGTGCGAGCACCCCGCCGTCGAAGAGCGCGCTGCCCAGCCCCGTCCCCAGGGTCAGCACCAGCTCGCAGCCGGTGCCGGCGACCACCCCGGCGCCGTGCACCTCGGCGTCGTTGAGCACCAGGGCCGGCACCCCGAACGCGTCGGCCAGCGCGCCCCGCGCGTCCCACCCGGACCACTCGGCGAGCAGGTCCGGGTCGACCCGACTACGCGGGCCGCTGCGGGTCACGTAGTGCGGGGTGGAGACCACCACTCCGTGCCGGATCATCCCGGGTACGCCGACCGTGAGCCGGTCCGCCGTCGGCAGCCGCCCGCCCAGATCCAGCAGGGTCCGGACGAACAGCGCGGGCGGCAACGGGTACGGGGTGGGCACCCGCAACGGCCGGGCGCGCATCGTTCCCGCCTCGTCGAGGACGGACGCCTTGATGCCTCCGCCGCCGCAGTCGATCGCCAGTGTGGTCACCACGTCGTTGAGTCTGCCCGCTGCCGGCCGGGCGTATGCGGGCGGCCGGATAGGCTGCCGTCCTGATGAGCGCCACGATGATCGTCAAGGACCTGGCCGCCGGGCACGGCGACCGCTCGCTCTTCGCCGGATTGGACCTGGTGGTCGCCCCCGGCGACGTGGTCGGGCTGGTCGGGCCGAACGGGGCCGGCAAGTCGACGCTGCTGCGTACCCTCGCCGGGTTGTTGCCGGTCGAGGCCGGCAGCGTGCGACTCAGCCCGCCCGCGGCGAGCGTCGGGCACCTGCCGCAGGAGCCGGAACGGCGACCGGGCGAGACGGTACGGGACTTCCTGGCCCGCCGGACCGGGGTGACCGCCGCGCAGGCAGCGCTGGACGCGGCGACGGAGGCGCTGACCGCGGGGGTGGCGGGTGCCGACGACGCGTACGGCGACGCGCTGGAGCGGTGGCTCGCTCTCGGTGGCGCGGATCTGGACGAACGCGCCGAGCAGGTGAGCGCCGACCTGGGGCTCGCGGTCGACCTGGACCATCCGACGACCGGGCTGTCCGGCGGTCAGGCGGCACGGGCCGGGCTCGCGTCGCTGCTGCTCAGCCGGTACGACGTGTTCCTGCTCGACGAGCCGACCAACGACCTGGACCTGGCCGGGTTGGAGCGGCTGGAGGAGTTCGTCACCGGGCTGCGGGCCGGCACGGTGTTGGTCAGCCACGACCGGGAGTTCCTCACCCGCACGGTGACCCGGGTGCTGGAGCTGGACCTGCCGCAGCAGCAGGTCAACCACTACGGCGGCGGTTACGCGGCCTACCTGGAGGAGCGCGAGGTGGCCCGCCGGCACGCCCGCGCGGACTACGAGGAGTACGCCGACACGAAGGCCGGCCTGGAGGCACGGGCCCGCACCCAGCGGGGCTGGATGGAGAAGGGCGTGAAGAACGCCCGCCGCAAGGCCACCGACAACGACAAGATCGGCCGCAAGTTCCGCAGCGAGGCGAGCGAGAAGCAGGCCGCCAAGGCCAAGCAGACCGAACGGCTGATTGAACGGCTCGACGTGGTCGAGGAGCCCCGCAAGGAGTGGGAGCTGCGGATGGAGATCGCCGCCGCGCCCCGCGCCGGCGCCGTCGTGGCCACGCTGCGCGGTGCCGTGGTACGCCGCAGTGGCTTCACCCTCGGCCCGGTCGACCTCCAGATCGACTGGGCGGACCGGGTCGCGGTGACCGGGGCGAACGGCTCGGGCAAGTCCACCCTGTTGGCCGCGCTGCTGGGGCGGTTGCCGCTGGACGAGGGCACCGCCTCGCTCGGGCCGGGCGTGGTGATCGGCGAGGTGGACCAGGCCCGGGGTCTGTTCCTCGGCGACGTACCGCTGATCGACGCGTTCCAGGCGGCCGTACCCCACCTGTCGCCGGCGGACGCGCGGACCCTGCTGGCCAAGTTCGGGCTGCGGGCGGCGCACGTGCCCCGGCCGGCGGCCACCCTCTCCCCAGGCGAGCGGACCCGGGCGGCGCT contains these protein-coding regions:
- a CDS encoding ATP-binding protein, with protein sequence MFVGRRTELAQLTKQLDHVKRTGEGRAVAIRGRRQVGKSRLVQELCDRVGLPYCFYTAVKGASSIEAVSYFLGALRDSSLLNAGGRDLLPSQPPAGGWGDMLRVLAGVLPDTPSVVVLDELPWISEQDTTFDGHLQVAWDRLISSKPVLLLLLGSDLHMMRRFTEYDRPFYGRATNMVLGPFNLAETAAVTGLSGAEAIDAHLITGGLPGVALEWSPGTPPTDFLSQEIANKTSALFTVPEQSLASEFPAPDTARRILEAVGGAGSRTFSNIAAAAGDRGGPVSSGTLSPLLHRLVEEKQVLAVDKPLSTKPSKLAQYRIADSNLRLYLAILRDVHQLVLRDRSAAARAVLDSRWSSWRGNAVEPIIRDALAISAGAGGLPWTDTWEVGGWWNRQSNPEIDLVGADRAPIASRIAFAGSIKWQDGPFDRHHLDELRRQAPLIPGFQPGGSGLVVVSRSGVDLPPEAVDLIWGPDDVIQAWSA
- a CDS encoding Smr/MutS family protein; the encoded protein is MKLKLDLHEIFNKGHDIDRALRGIMDEAVAKKATLVEIIPGKGSGQLKKRVLRFLDQKDVKQLYHRVEKDSKNFGRLFVHFRWK
- a CDS encoding tetratricopeptide repeat protein gives rise to the protein MDLLADYRRATMFFETGDPSGAARLLEPIIDAEPGNAAVRQLLARAYFQSAQLNRAEQHLRELIERDPSDHYAHHVLGRTLERLNRHTDALRHLRIAAAMYAANDDYQAALERVETRLGGRR
- a CDS encoding ROK family protein; this translates as MVTTLAIDCGGGGIKASVLDEAGTMRARPLRVPTPYPLPPALFVRTLLDLGGRLPTADRLTVGVPGMIRHGVVVSTPHYVTRSGPRSRVDPDLLAEWSGWDARGALADAFGVPALVLNDAEVHGAGVVAGTGCELVLTLGTGLGSALFDGGVLAPHLELSHAPVRWGTTYDTYVGEPERRRLGDAFWSRRIRQVVDGLRPVFRWDRLYLGGGNSRLIRPEQLTRMGDDVVVVPNTAGIVGGVRAWELAAGRRDART
- a CDS encoding ABC-F family ATP-binding cassette domain-containing protein; the protein is MSATMIVKDLAAGHGDRSLFAGLDLVVAPGDVVGLVGPNGAGKSTLLRTLAGLLPVEAGSVRLSPPAASVGHLPQEPERRPGETVRDFLARRTGVTAAQAALDAATEALTAGVAGADDAYGDALERWLALGGADLDERAEQVSADLGLAVDLDHPTTGLSGGQAARAGLASLLLSRYDVFLLDEPTNDLDLAGLERLEEFVTGLRAGTVLVSHDREFLTRTVTRVLELDLPQQQVNHYGGGYAAYLEEREVARRHARADYEEYADTKAGLEARARTQRGWMEKGVKNARRKATDNDKIGRKFRSEASEKQAAKAKQTERLIERLDVVEEPRKEWELRMEIAAAPRAGAVVATLRGAVVRRSGFTLGPVDLQIDWADRVAVTGANGSGKSTLLAALLGRLPLDEGTASLGPGVVIGEVDQARGLFLGDVPLIDAFQAAVPHLSPADARTLLAKFGLRAAHVPRPAATLSPGERTRAALALLQGRGVNLLVLDEPTNHLDLPAIEQLESALASYPGTLLLVTHDRRMLAAIETNRRLRVDAGRIAED